The Thomasclavelia ramosa DSM 1402 genome includes a region encoding these proteins:
- a CDS encoding glycyl-radical enzyme activating protein, translating to MENKGIIFNIQKFSIHDGPGIRTTIFFKGCPLRCKWCSNPESQLKAVQILWDHNKCTHCMTCINNCPTGAIKLIADKIIIDQNKCNGCLRCVNKCPQIALKNEGEYKTIDEIVTTCLQDKDFYEESNGGITISGGEGMSQPAFLFHLVNELKKHQLHLAIETTGYIEHELFTKLAPLFDLLLFDVKHYDREQHFLGTGVYNDLIIKNLKWALQNKIEVLPRIPVIPDFNDSLNDAKGLARLLKNIGVLKVQLLPFHQFGEKKYEMLNLEYSLKNKKALHKEDLKEYQNIFINEDIKCFF from the coding sequence ATGGAAAATAAGGGGATAATTTTTAATATTCAAAAATTTAGTATTCATGATGGTCCAGGAATTAGAACAACTATATTTTTTAAAGGCTGTCCATTAAGATGTAAGTGGTGTTCTAATCCTGAATCACAACTAAAAGCAGTTCAAATTTTGTGGGATCATAACAAATGTACGCATTGCATGACCTGTATCAATAATTGTCCTACAGGTGCGATTAAATTAATTGCAGATAAAATTATTATTGATCAAAATAAATGTAATGGATGTTTGAGATGTGTTAATAAATGTCCTCAAATTGCCCTAAAAAATGAAGGTGAGTATAAAACAATTGATGAAATTGTGACAACCTGTCTTCAAGATAAAGATTTTTATGAAGAATCTAATGGAGGTATTACTATTTCCGGTGGAGAAGGAATGTCACAACCAGCATTTTTATTTCACTTAGTTAATGAACTAAAAAAACATCAGCTTCATTTAGCAATTGAAACAACCGGATATATTGAACATGAGCTTTTTACTAAACTTGCTCCATTATTTGATCTGTTATTATTTGATGTTAAACATTATGATCGTGAGCAGCATTTTTTAGGTACAGGTGTTTATAATGATTTAATAATTAAAAATTTAAAGTGGGCATTACAAAACAAAATAGAAGTATTACCAAGAATTCCTGTTATTCCAGATTTTAATGATTCATTAAATGATGCCAAAGGACTAGCAAGACTCTTAAAAAATATCGGTGTTTTAAAAGTTCAATTATTACCATTTCATCAATTTGGTGAAAAAAAATATGAAATGCTCAATCTAGAATATAGTTTAAAAAATAAAAAAGCCCTCCACAAAGAAGACTTAAAAGAATATCAAAATATTTTTATCAATGAAGACATCAAGTGTTTTTTCTAA
- a CDS encoding DeoR/GlpR family DNA-binding transcription regulator: MLARHTKILELITENKKMEVTKLSQLLSVSQVTIRKDLIQLENSGLIVREHGFATLNSSDDINNRLAYHYDIKQRIAKLAVESIEDGETVMIESGSCCALVALEIAQTKKDVTIITNSAFIADYIRKVAKIRIILLGGEYQNESQVMVGPITKKCVESFFVDKLFIGTDGFTETSGFTGNDYMRSETVRDMAKQADKVIIVTDSFKFLQKGVVTLIPTAEIACIVTDTHIPIECENYLLDHGIEVKKVEN, encoded by the coding sequence ATGTTGGCAAGACATACAAAAATACTAGAATTAATAACAGAGAATAAGAAAATGGAAGTAACTAAACTTTCTCAGTTACTCAGTGTTTCACAAGTAACAATTAGAAAAGATTTAATTCAATTGGAAAATAGTGGATTGATTGTTCGTGAGCATGGATTTGCAACTTTAAATTCTAGTGATGATATAAATAATCGTTTAGCTTATCATTATGATATTAAGCAAAGAATTGCTAAATTAGCGGTAGAATCAATAGAAGATGGTGAAACCGTAATGATTGAGTCAGGTTCTTGTTGCGCATTGGTTGCTTTAGAAATTGCGCAGACCAAAAAAGATGTTACGATTATTACTAATTCTGCTTTTATCGCCGATTATATTCGTAAAGTTGCTAAAATTAGAATTATTTTACTTGGTGGTGAATATCAAAATGAATCACAAGTAATGGTAGGACCGATCACAAAAAAATGTGTTGAATCTTTTTTTGTTGATAAACTTTTTATTGGAACTGATGGCTTTACTGAAACCTCAGGCTTTACTGGGAATGATTATATGCGTAGCGAAACAGTTAGAGATATGGCAAAACAAGCTGATAAAGTTATAATTGTGACAGATTCATTTAAGTTTTTGCAAAAAGGGGTTGTAACTTTGATTCCTACTGCGGAAATCGCATGTATTGTAACTGATACTCATATTCCAATAGAATGCGAAAATTATTTATTAGATCATGGAATTGAAGTTAAGAAAGTAGAAAATTAA
- a CDS encoding MBL fold metallo-hydrolase has product MEVTEYAKDLYILDDGQVREFLIIGRNEAILIDTGFPETKIINEVQKLTSFPLKVLLTHGDGDHCGGLDSFQECYVHQGDKGLIKTTIKINCLKEKDLIEIGDYCFEVIEIPGHTYGSIAFLDIQKKLLIVGDTVQLGPIYMFGEHRNLDLYIHSLEKLNTYQNQIETILPSHNRYPLTKEYIGHCLSDARLLKAHKLLGVKHQFLPCREYRGKKISFYY; this is encoded by the coding sequence GTGGAAGTAACTGAATATGCTAAAGATTTATATATTTTAGATGATGGTCAGGTACGAGAATTTCTAATTATCGGTAGAAATGAAGCGATATTGATTGATACTGGTTTTCCTGAGACGAAGATAATTAATGAAGTTCAGAAACTTACTAGTTTTCCGCTTAAAGTACTGTTAACTCATGGTGATGGAGATCATTGTGGGGGACTTGATAGTTTTCAAGAATGTTATGTACATCAGGGAGATAAGGGTTTAATTAAAACAACAATAAAAATTAATTGTTTAAAAGAAAAGGATTTGATTGAAATTGGTGATTACTGTTTTGAGGTAATTGAGATACCTGGACATACTTATGGAAGTATTGCATTTTTAGATATTCAGAAGAAATTATTAATTGTTGGTGATACTGTACAATTAGGACCGATTTATATGTTTGGTGAGCATCGAAATTTAGATTTGTATATTCATAGCTTAGAAAAATTAAATACATATCAAAATCAAATTGAAACAATTTTGCCTAGTCATAATCGTTATCCATTAACTAAGGAGTATATTGGTCATTGTCTATCAGATGCTAGATTGTTAAAGGCACATAAACTTTTAGGTGTTAAACATCAATTTTTACCATGTCGGGAATATCGTGGTAAAAAAATTTCGTTCTATTATTAG
- a CDS encoding thiamine pyrophosphate-dependent enzyme — MEKQKMVFESGNELAAYAAKQINYHVMGYYPITPSTQIAENLDLMKAEGKHEIALIAAEGEHSAAGICYGASVAGARVFNATSANGLLYALEQFPVQSGTRFPMVMNVACRTVSGPLSIKGDHSDIMYMLNTGWIILFAHSPQAVYDMNICALKIAEKVKLPVVIAFDGFFTSHQKNKCQVFEDDQVVQNFVGKYLPEYQILDFEHPVTVGSYMNEPDLMNNKYQLHLAMEEAREVIPAIFKEYETISNRAYQYVESYQNEDCDVLMFVLGSGFSSAKRAVDELRKDDKKVGVVTINVLRPFPSKELIKHFKVPKTVIVCDRQDSYGANGGNMSLEIKAAMQEAGITTRVITRIYGLGGRDFYKDDAKALLLMGFQKDVKLFDYLHIYPGKIEQPITQFFKPIKETPDDFKCVYNEEKQIMEVKPFTLNQIAKMPQRLSGGHGACPGCGIPVNVNLLLSAISGNVVLLFQTGCGMVVTTSYPKTSFKVPYVHNLFQNGAATLSGIVEAFNQKVKRHEYPEGEITFIMVSGDGGMDIGMGSALGAALRNHHMIIFEYDNGGYMNTGYQLSYSTPLGAKSSTSHLGQDQFGKSFFNKDMPAIMAATNIPYIATVAESNPIDFVRKAIKAKAYAKEFGLAYLRTLSACPLNWGDQPNLEKSVIEAGVNSCYFPLFEIEQGKYNLTYDPQKAKKKIPLIDWFAMMQRTKHLSDPKYTKIVQAAQDEVDRRFEILKKRADDQI, encoded by the coding sequence ATGGAAAAACAAAAGATGGTATTTGAAAGTGGGAATGAATTGGCAGCTTATGCCGCTAAACAGATTAATTATCATGTAATGGGATACTATCCCATTACACCATCAACGCAGATTGCTGAGAATTTAGATTTAATGAAAGCTGAGGGTAAGCATGAGATTGCTTTAATTGCTGCTGAAGGTGAGCATAGTGCGGCTGGAATTTGTTATGGTGCAAGCGTTGCTGGGGCAAGAGTTTTCAATGCGACTAGTGCCAATGGTTTGTTATATGCATTAGAACAGTTTCCAGTTCAATCTGGAACACGATTTCCGATGGTAATGAATGTAGCTTGTCGAACAGTTTCTGGTCCACTTTCAATCAAGGGTGATCACAGCGATATCATGTATATGTTAAATACTGGATGGATTATTTTATTTGCTCATAGTCCCCAGGCAGTTTATGATATGAACATTTGTGCTCTAAAAATTGCTGAAAAAGTTAAATTACCAGTAGTTATTGCGTTTGACGGTTTTTTTACTAGCCATCAAAAAAATAAATGTCAAGTCTTTGAAGATGATCAAGTTGTCCAAAATTTTGTAGGTAAATATCTGCCTGAATATCAAATTCTTGATTTTGAACATCCAGTCACAGTTGGCTCTTATATGAATGAACCGGATTTAATGAATAATAAATACCAGCTTCATCTTGCAATGGAGGAAGCTCGAGAGGTTATTCCGGCTATTTTTAAGGAATATGAAACAATTTCTAATCGGGCTTATCAGTATGTAGAAAGTTATCAAAATGAAGATTGTGATGTCTTAATGTTTGTTCTAGGTTCTGGATTTAGCAGTGCAAAACGAGCTGTTGATGAATTACGCAAAGATGATAAAAAAGTTGGAGTAGTTACAATCAATGTACTGCGTCCATTTCCAAGTAAGGAATTAATTAAGCATTTTAAAGTGCCTAAAACAGTGATTGTTTGTGATCGTCAGGATAGTTATGGTGCCAATGGTGGAAATATGTCTTTAGAAATAAAGGCGGCAATGCAGGAGGCAGGAATCACTACCCGTGTAATTACGAGAATTTATGGCTTAGGTGGCCGTGATTTTTATAAAGATGATGCAAAAGCATTATTATTAATGGGATTTCAAAAAGATGTAAAATTATTTGATTATTTACATATTTATCCCGGTAAAATTGAACAACCAATAACTCAATTTTTTAAACCAATCAAAGAAACTCCTGATGACTTCAAGTGTGTTTATAATGAAGAAAAACAAATAATGGAAGTTAAGCCGTTTACGCTTAATCAAATTGCAAAGATGCCCCAACGTTTATCTGGGGGTCATGGTGCTTGTCCAGGATGTGGGATTCCCGTCAATGTCAATTTATTATTAAGTGCAATCAGTGGAAATGTTGTTTTATTATTTCAAACAGGCTGCGGAATGGTTGTAACAACTTCCTATCCAAAAACTTCTTTTAAAGTACCGTATGTTCATAATTTATTTCAAAATGGGGCAGCGACACTTTCAGGAATCGTAGAAGCGTTTAACCAAAAAGTAAAACGACATGAATATCCCGAAGGAGAAATTACTTTTATCATGGTTAGTGGTGATGGAGGAATGGATATTGGAATGGGAAGTGCACTAGGTGCAGCTTTAAGAAACCATCACATGATTATTTTTGAATATGATAATGGTGGTTATATGAATACAGGTTATCAATTATCATATTCAACACCATTAGGGGCTAAAAGTTCGACTTCTCATCTTGGTCAAGATCAGTTTGGAAAATCATTTTTTAATAAAGATATGCCAGCAATCATGGCTGCAACAAATATTCCATATATTGCTACTGTAGCTGAATCTAATCCAATAGATTTTGTTAGAAAAGCGATTAAAGCTAAGGCTTATGCTAAAGAGTTTGGGTTAGCATATTTGAGAACTTTATCTGCTTGTCCGTTAAATTGGGGTGATCAGCCAAATTTAGAAAAAAGTGTAATTGAAGCAGGGGTAAATAGTTGTTATTTTCCTTTGTTTGAAATTGAGCAGGGTAAGTATAATCTTACATATGATCCACAGAAAGCAAAGAAAAAGATTCCATTAATTGATTGGTTTGCAATGATGCAGCGAACTAAACATTTAAGTGATCCAAAGTATACAAAAATTGTTCAGGCTGCTCAAGATGAAGTTGATCGACGTTTTGAAATTTTGAAAAAGAGGGCAGATGATCAAATTTAA
- a CDS encoding 2-oxoacid:acceptor oxidoreductase family protein: MNKIELSKVNEEGYYEIRLESVGGLGANLCGKLLGELGAAYLGFNASSFSSYGSEKRGSPVKAFIRYCDEDKEITVNTPVTRPHLLGLFHEAMIGKLQVTAGVDENSCIVINSGEQPDVIRDKLKLCAGTIYCIDAIYLAMKIKCKVNMIMLGALAKASGFIPLETVLELIEATLGKKYPQLLQKNKEGIIEGYNGVVSKTFNDDGKYPFIPYREIENDWGYQNAPLGGVNPCFGSTISNDLSASREGYIPLFLQEKCIQCAQCYITCPDMVFQFEPGIYKGRKMMVNKGLDYHHCKGCLRCVEICPTQALVSGVEREHSNLKWFIRNKDLIVEHMDYEDVGANSWITSDSFLEVEKITEVKSDGKTKDGI; encoded by the coding sequence GTGAACAAGATAGAATTAAGTAAAGTAAATGAAGAAGGGTATTATGAAATTCGTTTAGAAAGTGTTGGTGGGTTAGGGGCTAATTTATGTGGAAAATTATTAGGTGAATTAGGTGCGGCTTATCTAGGATTTAATGCTTCAAGCTTTTCTAGCTACGGTTCAGAGAAACGAGGTTCTCCAGTCAAGGCGTTTATTCGTTATTGTGATGAAGATAAAGAAATTACTGTTAATACTCCCGTTACGCGACCCCATTTGCTTGGGCTTTTTCATGAAGCGATGATAGGAAAGTTACAAGTAACAGCAGGAGTCGATGAAAATAGTTGTATTGTCATTAACAGCGGTGAGCAACCAGATGTAATTAGAGATAAATTAAAATTATGTGCTGGAACGATATATTGTATTGATGCAATTTATTTAGCAATGAAAATAAAATGTAAAGTCAATATGATCATGCTGGGGGCACTAGCTAAAGCGAGTGGCTTTATTCCTTTAGAGACAGTTTTAGAATTGATTGAAGCTACTTTGGGTAAAAAATATCCTCAGCTATTACAAAAAAATAAAGAAGGGATAATTGAAGGTTATAATGGTGTTGTTAGTAAAACGTTTAATGATGATGGTAAGTATCCGTTCATTCCTTATCGTGAAATAGAAAATGACTGGGGTTATCAAAATGCACCACTTGGTGGTGTGAATCCTTGTTTTGGAAGTACTATTTCGAATGATTTAAGTGCATCACGGGAAGGCTATATACCATTGTTTCTCCAAGAAAAATGTATTCAATGTGCACAATGTTATATTACTTGTCCGGATATGGTTTTTCAGTTTGAACCGGGTATTTATAAAGGACGTAAGATGATGGTAAATAAAGGTTTGGATTATCATCATTGTAAAGGATGTTTACGGTGTGTTGAAATTTGTCCAACTCAAGCACTGGTTAGTGGAGTCGAACGCGAACATTCAAATTTAAAATGGTTTATTCGTAACAAAGATTTAATTGTTGAGCATATGGATTATGAAGATGTGGGAGCAAATTCGTGGATAACGAGTGATTCGTTTTTGGAGGTAGAAAAAATAACGGAGGTAAAAAGTGATGGAAAAACAAAAGATGGTATTTGA
- a CDS encoding Cof-type HAD-IIB family hydrolase: protein MNKLTNIKAVMCDVDGTLLNQDGIVSPATVEAIKKIREKGILFGLSTGRDVHSVKTLLTVWGISGLVDAIVGTGGAEIYDYQLNIDKSSYPLDGELIKDIIKHHEGMDLNFAIPYEGTLYAPKDDDYIRDLARDDRVPYKVVDFDVFLNEPRAKLIIVCAPDYMDKVIEKSKTFSNPNYKSASLKTASILYEYMDPRVSKTHGLQEVMAMHKIEMTDLCTFGDADNDYDMTLNAGVGVVMANGSEKTKSVADFITDDNNHDGIANFINKYIL, encoded by the coding sequence ATGAATAAACTAACAAATATAAAAGCAGTAATGTGTGATGTTGATGGAACATTGTTAAATCAAGATGGTATTGTTTCACCTGCGACAGTTGAAGCAATTAAGAAAATTAGAGAAAAAGGAATTTTATTTGGTTTATCAACAGGGCGTGATGTTCATAGCGTTAAAACACTTTTAACTGTATGGGGAATTAGTGGCTTGGTTGATGCAATCGTTGGGACTGGAGGTGCTGAAATATATGATTATCAATTAAATATTGATAAATCAAGTTATCCGCTGGATGGTGAATTAATAAAAGATATTATTAAACATCATGAAGGAATGGATCTTAATTTTGCTATTCCGTATGAAGGGACATTATATGCACCTAAAGATGATGATTATATTCGTGATTTAGCACGTGATGATCGTGTGCCATATAAAGTTGTAGATTTTGATGTCTTTTTAAATGAGCCACGGGCCAAATTAATCATTGTTTGTGCACCTGATTATATGGATAAAGTTATTGAAAAAAGTAAAACTTTTTCTAATCCAAACTATAAATCAGCTTCTTTAAAAACAGCAAGTATTTTATATGAATATATGGATCCTCGGGTTTCTAAAACGCATGGATTACAAGAAGTTATGGCAATGCATAAAATTGAAATGACAGATTTATGTACTTTTGGAGATGCTGATAATGATTATGATATGACTTTAAATGCTGGAGTTGGAGTAGTCATGGCTAATGGAAGTGAAAAAACTAAGAGTGTTGCTGATTTTATAACTGATGATAATAATCATGATGGAATTGCAAATTTTATTAATAAATATATTTTATAG
- a CDS encoding HAD family hydrolase — protein sequence MKKAVIFDMDGLMIDSERVTYEEYCRKLEQLGYSFDEAVYRLCLGKNKQGICQVFYDHFGTAFPMTEVWDDVHIRLDERLAKEVPLKAGLLELLKYLKANNYKTIVATSSARVRVDVILKNAQIEQYFDDTICGDEVIHGKPNPEIFLTACKKLNVAPSEALVLEDSESGILAAYDGKIDVLCIPDMKYPEADFASKATKIISSLKDVIEYLK from the coding sequence ATGAAAAAAGCAGTTATATTTGATATGGATGGTTTGATGATCGATAGTGAGCGAGTTACTTATGAAGAGTATTGTCGTAAATTAGAACAATTAGGATATTCTTTTGATGAAGCTGTATATCGCTTATGTTTGGGGAAAAATAAGCAGGGAATATGTCAAGTATTTTATGATCATTTTGGAACTGCCTTTCCAATGACTGAAGTATGGGATGATGTACATATTAGGCTTGATGAACGTTTAGCAAAAGAGGTTCCTCTTAAAGCGGGATTATTAGAATTATTAAAATATTTAAAGGCAAATAATTATAAAACAATTGTGGCAACTAGCAGTGCACGGGTACGTGTCGATGTTATTTTAAAGAATGCACAAATTGAACAATATTTTGATGATACGATCTGTGGTGATGAAGTGATTCATGGAAAACCTAATCCTGAAATTTTTTTAACAGCATGTAAAAAACTTAATGTAGCACCAAGTGAAGCATTAGTGTTAGAAGATAGTGAATCAGGAATCTTAGCAGCCTATGATGGTAAGATCGATGTCTTATGTATTCCTGATATGAAGTATCCAGAAGCTGATTTTGCAAGTAAAGCAACTAAGATCATCTCATCATTAAAAGATGTAATTGAATATTTAAAGTAA
- a CDS encoding ROK family transcriptional regulator, with product MVDYSIKKYNRKIVYQLIYQAKQITKQEIAERLKLSLPTVSSNLLELEQADLIKKEDINESTGGRKPLAISIKEQSRIAIGVSILKEGITFVALDLYAQLIRKQTVALVYDNSESYFKQYGQALNEFIDCLQIKKENFLGITIAIQGIVSQDGKKVIYGPILNNQGLTLEKFEKSSDLPVKMIHDSHAAGLAELNFSEDNNDAIYLSLNHNLGSAVFMAGKVFQGNNYSSTFEHMTLVENGRQCYCGKKGCFEAYCNEDALLKNHTNMTLEEFYKQLRQKDQTAMQSWNDYFHYLALAIHNLTMVLDAPVIIGGKIASLFENEDLDLLTKLVSDLDPLKFTVPDIKIGQCLKETAAIGAALTDIKKFVAEI from the coding sequence ATGGTTGATTATAGTATTAAAAAGTATAATCGTAAGATTGTATATCAGCTGATATATCAAGCTAAGCAAATTACAAAACAGGAAATTGCGGAAAGATTAAAATTATCTTTGCCCACTGTTTCTAGTAATCTCTTGGAATTAGAACAGGCTGATTTGATAAAAAAAGAAGATATTAATGAGTCTACGGGGGGACGTAAGCCGTTAGCAATCTCTATTAAGGAACAATCTAGAATTGCAATTGGTGTCAGTATTTTAAAAGAAGGAATAACTTTTGTTGCTTTAGATTTGTATGCTCAACTGATTCGTAAACAAACAGTTGCTTTAGTTTATGATAATAGTGAAAGTTATTTTAAACAATATGGACAGGCATTAAATGAATTTATCGATTGTTTACAAATTAAAAAAGAAAATTTTTTAGGGATCACTATAGCTATTCAGGGGATCGTATCTCAGGATGGAAAAAAGGTTATTTATGGTCCAATTTTAAATAATCAGGGATTAACGTTAGAAAAGTTTGAAAAATCTAGTGATTTACCAGTTAAAATGATTCATGATTCTCATGCTGCTGGACTTGCTGAATTAAATTTCAGTGAAGATAATAACGATGCTATTTATCTATCTTTAAATCATAATCTAGGTAGTGCTGTATTTATGGCTGGAAAGGTTTTCCAGGGAAATAATTACAGTTCGACATTTGAGCATATGACATTAGTAGAGAACGGACGTCAGTGTTATTGTGGTAAAAAAGGGTGTTTTGAAGCTTATTGTAATGAAGATGCTTTATTAAAAAATCATACAAATATGACATTAGAAGAATTTTATAAACAATTACGGCAAAAAGACCAAACTGCAATGCAATCATGGAATGATTATTTTCATTATCTAGCATTAGCAATTCATAATTTAACCATGGTTTTAGATGCACCAGTAATTATTGGTGGTAAAATAGCTTCATTGTTTGAAAATGAAGATCTTGATCTATTAACAAAATTAGTTAGTGATTTGGATCCATTAAAGTTTACTGTTCCAGATATTAAAATAGGTCAATGTTTAAAAGAAACAGCAGCAATTGGAGCGGCTTTGACAGATATTAAAAAGTTTGTTGCAGAAATATAA
- a CDS encoding MATE family efflux transporter: MGKYRQQIKSICFLAWPAVVQEAMNVVVTYVDTAMVGALGAGASAAVGLTSTVGWLVSSIAVAFGIGILSVCAQAVGANNDEKVKRVGQQALFLTLIVGIALTIMCVLIAPYLPTWLNGDKAIRGEAASYFMIISIPLLFRTAALILASALRGVSDMKTPMLINLYMNIINIILNFLLIYPTRELFGIIIPGAGLGVNGAAIATAISFVAGGIMMFLRYYKNTLFDLKNSGFHFYKKEFKECLNIGIPVVLERSVICLGHVTFASLIAKLGVVRFAAHTIAIQAEQAFYIPGYGFQTAAATLVGNAVGQKDEHKVKEVTYLISGITMFLMIICGIALFIFAEQLMGIFTPDHEVITLGARVLRIVSISEPLYGILVILEGTFNGMGDTKAPFVFSLFTMWGIRVTGSWLMINVFHQSIEAVWIMMVFDNIARCLLLSRRFLKNGWKYRLNS, from the coding sequence GTGGGAAAATATCGTCAACAAATTAAATCGATTTGTTTTTTAGCCTGGCCGGCGGTAGTTCAAGAGGCCATGAATGTTGTCGTTACATATGTTGATACAGCGATGGTAGGGGCATTAGGAGCTGGGGCATCGGCTGCAGTTGGATTGACCTCAACGGTTGGATGGTTAGTGTCTAGTATTGCTGTTGCTTTTGGAATTGGGATTTTATCAGTTTGTGCTCAAGCAGTAGGAGCAAATAATGATGAAAAAGTAAAGCGGGTAGGGCAGCAAGCTCTATTTTTGACATTAATTGTTGGGATAGCTTTAACTATAATGTGTGTTTTAATTGCACCATATTTACCAACTTGGCTAAATGGTGATAAAGCAATTAGAGGTGAAGCGGCATCATACTTTATGATTATTTCAATTCCATTATTATTTAGGACAGCAGCTTTGATTTTGGCATCGGCTTTACGTGGTGTCAGTGATATGAAAACACCAATGCTAATAAATTTATATATGAATATTATTAATATAATTTTAAATTTCTTGTTAATTTATCCGACACGAGAATTATTTGGAATTATAATTCCCGGTGCTGGACTGGGGGTAAATGGAGCAGCGATTGCGACGGCTATATCATTTGTTGCTGGAGGAATTATGATGTTCTTACGTTACTATAAAAATACACTATTTGATTTAAAAAACAGTGGTTTTCATTTTTATAAAAAAGAGTTTAAGGAATGTTTGAATATTGGGATTCCAGTAGTATTGGAACGTAGTGTTATTTGTTTAGGGCACGTAACTTTTGCTTCCTTGATTGCGAAGTTAGGAGTAGTACGATTTGCTGCTCATACAATTGCAATTCAAGCAGAACAAGCTTTTTATATTCCCGGGTATGGTTTTCAAACGGCAGCAGCAACTTTAGTTGGAAATGCAGTTGGACAAAAAGATGAGCATAAAGTTAAAGAGGTAACTTATTTGATTAGTGGTATTACAATGTTTTTAATGATAATTTGTGGGATTGCATTATTTATATTTGCTGAACAGTTAATGGGGATTTTTACTCCTGACCATGAGGTTATCACTTTGGGGGCTCGAGTATTGAGAATAGTATCTATTTCAGAACCGCTTTATGGAATCTTAGTAATTCTTGAGGGAACATTCAATGGGATGGGTGATACTAAGGCACCATTTGTTTTTTCATTATTTACGATGTGGGGAATTAGGGTAACCGGTTCTTGGCTAATGATCAATGTTTTCCATCAAAGTATTGAAGCAGTTTGGATTATGATGGTATTTGATAATATAGCCAGATGTCTCTTATTATCGCGAAGATTTTTAAAAAATGGCTGGAAGTACCGTCTTAATAGTTGA
- the larC gene encoding nickel pincer cofactor biosynthesis protein LarC — protein MKVLYFDCSSGISGNMTLGALMELIDEPDYLQKELAKLNIDGYHLHVTKTKKNGITGTYVDVHLEEHPHHHDHEHHHHEHHHHVHRNLFDVNKIIDDSGINERAKALAKRIFLRVALAESKVHNEELANVHFHEVGAIDSIVDIIGTAILITKIAPDKIYSSIVNDGHGFIECAHGTISVPVPATSEIFAASNVVARQIDIDTELVTPTGAAIIAELSSSFQPMPPMNVQKIGWGCGTKELNIPNVLKVSLGTIDKTNDEIIVMETNIDDCSSEILAYTAEKLFENGALDVFFTPIYMKKNRPAYRLSTACKEDKLELLQNIIFRETTTIGIRYRREERKILARKAIELDTPYGKIAAKEVTNNDETYVYPEYESIKRLAKEHDLAVKEIYKLIK, from the coding sequence ATGAAAGTATTATATTTTGATTGTAGTAGCGGAATAAGTGGTAATATGACTTTAGGTGCATTAATGGAACTTATTGATGAACCTGATTATTTACAAAAGGAATTAGCTAAATTGAATATAGATGGCTATCATTTACATGTTACTAAAACAAAGAAAAATGGTATTACTGGTACTTATGTAGATGTTCATTTAGAGGAACATCCACATCATCATGATCACGAACATCACCACCATGAACATCATCACCATGTTCATCGTAATTTATTCGATGTTAATAAAATTATTGATGATAGTGGGATTAATGAAAGAGCTAAAGCATTAGCAAAAAGAATCTTTTTAAGAGTTGCGTTAGCAGAGAGTAAAGTTCATAATGAAGAATTGGCTAATGTTCATTTTCATGAAGTAGGGGCAATTGATTCTATTGTTGATATCATCGGAACAGCAATCTTAATAACTAAGATTGCACCTGATAAAATATATAGCAGTATCGTTAATGATGGGCATGGTTTTATTGAATGTGCTCATGGAACAATTTCAGTTCCGGTACCAGCGACATCGGAAATTTTTGCTGCTAGTAATGTAGTAGCCCGTCAGATTGATATTGATACAGAATTAGTGACACCGACAGGGGCGGCTATTATTGCTGAGCTGAGTTCATCGTTTCAACCGATGCCTCCTATGAATGTTCAAAAGATTGGTTGGGGTTGTGGAACTAAAGAATTAAATATTCCTAATGTTTTGAAAGTATCTTTAGGAACAATCGATAAAACTAATGATGAAATTATTGTAATGGAAACAAATATAGATGATTGTTCGAGTGAAATACTTGCTTATACTGCTGAAAAGCTTTTTGAAAATGGAGCTTTAGATGTCTTCTTTACACCGATTTATATGAAAAAGAATCGCCCAGCCTATCGATTGAGTACAGCATGTAAAGAAGATAAATTAGAATTATTACAGAATATTATATTTAGAGAAACAACAACAATTGGAATTCGTTATCGTCGTGAAGAAAGAAAAATTTTAGCTCGAAAAGCAATTGAGCTGGATACACCATATGGAAAAATTGCTGCTAAAGAAGTAACTAATAATGATGAGACTTATGTATATCCGGAATACGAAAGTATAAAACGATTAGCTAAGGAGCATGATCTTGCAGTCAAAGAAATATATAAACTAATAAAATAA